From Candidatus Amoebophilus asiaticus 5a2, the proteins below share one genomic window:
- a CDS encoding transposase, with amino-acid sequence MAKRWIVERTFAWFNNFRRISKDYEIAVNSDENMLMVAHTMLLLKRLNYL; translated from the coding sequence ATAGCAAAGAGATGGATTGTTGAACGTACATTTGCTTGGTTTAATAATTTTAGAAGAATTTCTAAAGATTATGAAATAGCTGTAAATTCTGACGAAAATATGCTGATGGTTGCACATACTATGTTGCTCTTAAAAAGGTTGAATTATCTATGA
- a CDS encoding IS5 family transposase (programmed frameshift): MTQGYPTNINREQFEVIRPILEAARKKTKPRQVDLYEVFSGLLYLLKAGCQWRMLPKDFPKWRTIHAYFQIWSEKQENGLSFLEEALKNMVTRLRKQAGRQAQTSLIIIDAQSVKNTDTAKEKGYDGAKKIRGIKRHIAVDSQGLPHGIGITKASETDRAGAISMLTEHKEQLAKVKKVLVDGGYRGKVFTNQVKEVLQGVEVEVAKRSELHQFKIIPKRWIVERSFGWLEKCRRLWKNCERRLSTSLQMVVLAFLRICLQRL, encoded by the exons ATGACTCAAGGGTATCCTACTAATATTAATAGAGAACAATTTGAAGTTATACGCCCTATCTTGGAAGCAGCCCGCAAGAAAACTAAACCTCGCCAGGTAGATCTATATGAGGTGTTTTCCGGCTTACTGTATCTGCTCAAGGCAGGCTGCCAATGGAGAATGTTGCCTAAAGATTTTCCTAAATGGCGTACGATACATGCTTATTTTCAGATATGGAGTGAAAAGCAAGAAAATGGCTTAAGCTTTCTAGAAGAAGCGTTA AAAAACATGGTTACTCGTCTGAGGAAGCAAGCAGGTAGACAAGCCCAAACAAGCCTGATTATAATAGATGCGCAGAGTGTAAAAAATACAGATACAGCTAAAGAGAAAGGCTATGATGGAGCTAAAAAGATAAGGGGGATCAAGCGCCATATAGCCGTAGACAGCCAAGGCTTACCCCATGGGATAGGTATCACAAAGGCTAGTGAAACAGATAGAGCTGGAGCAATAAGTATGTTAACAGAGCACAAAGAGCAATTAGCTAAGGTAAAAAAGGTGCTAGTAGATGGAGGCTATAGAGGAAAAGTATTTACCAATCAAGTAAAAGAAGTGCTTCAAGGAGTGGAGGTAGAAGTGGCTAAAAGGAGTGAATTGCATCAATTTAAGATAATACCTAAGCGATGGATAGTAGAACGGAGCTTTGGCTGGTTAGAAAAATGCCGACGGTTGTGGAAGAACTGTGAAAGGAGATTATCGACAAGCTTACAAATGGTAGTGCTAGCTTTTCTAAGGATATGCCTACAAAGATTATGA
- a CDS encoding ankyrin repeat domain-containing protein: protein MKNYYSIKCQFLAYSFMISLCLQNCTHSTSLQSIEDSQANTQQLILIGKTLVSKQGHKVSLIQEQRKLQASVIENLPQGFSRSYLAPVIVNPVLNLSLASVNNTEWQKSHTHIINDQVYITRLGLLGGGKRGEETKKIQYPLHEAVIKWDKNQIQQLLNSDIDINLKNEEGDTFLHLAIKQIKILLNKRLAELGIHIIDIENMDRTSLQYLSIEAIKKDYVQEVADLLLPLQEKLALDLNACNNKRKTPLHIASGQGHKELVKLLLQLGADTHKKNKDDNTPLHLAAAYGYPSIVKLLIKKGADINAKNTDDDTPLHLAAAYGYPSIVKLLIKKGADINAKNTDDDTPLHLAAVYGYPSIVKLLIKKGADINAKDKDDDTPLHLAAAYGYPSIVKLLIEKGADVNAKGEDGQSPLHLAAGRGHINVIELLLEKGANINIKEKGGGLPVHFAAVNGNLEVLKLLLQKGADINAKTKEGPSLLGFSAAFGHLEIVDFLLEKGAEIHDGYCTGIYEAAACGHLEIVKLLLKRGLDVNAKDKNGWTLLHWATQEGQVEMVGLLLARGADIHAQNIEGSSALHITSQGWHTEIVKLLLDKGADVNVKNKSGVVPLHAASEGGNIETIKLLLERVAEVNANEETGYTPLDCATQKGHTEVAKLLLEKGADIHVKDEVSQSALHWAVLKGRVGVVKLLLEQGADIQAKNIDGETSFHWACQKGHLEVAKLLIQNGADINAKDKYGKTPIDIARQKKYKALEEMLLGTIS from the coding sequence ATGAAAAACTATTATAGTATTAAATGTCAATTCTTAGCCTATAGCTTCATGATAAGCTTATGTTTGCAGAATTGTACCCATTCTACTTCTTTGCAATCTATTGAAGATAGCCAAGCAAACACTCAGCAGCTCATACTCATAGGTAAAACACTTGTTTCCAAACAAGGACATAAGGTTAGTCTTATCCAAGAACAAAGAAAACTACAAGCTAGTGTAATAGAAAACTTGCCACAGGGGTTTAGTAGAAGCTACCTAGCACCTGTTATAGTAAATCCTGTTCTCAATTTATCGCTAGCCTCTGTTAACAATACAGAATGGCAAAAGAGCCATACTCATATTATCAACGATCAAGTGTATATAACACGCTTAGGCTTATTAGGAGGAGGTAAAAGAGGAGAAGAGACAAAAAAAATACAGTATCCTTTACATGAAGCGGTTATCAAATGGGATAAAAACCAGATACAACAGTTATTAAACTCTGATATTGACATTAACCTTAAAAATGAAGAAGGAGATACGTTTCTACACCTAGCTATTAAACAAATCAAGATATTACTTAATAAGCGCTTAGCAGAATTAGGAATTCATATTATTGATATAGAAAATATGGACCGTACTAGTCTTCAATACTTATCTATAGAGGCTATCAAAAAGGACTATGTCCAAGAAGTAGCCGATCTTTTATTACCATTACAAGAGAAATTAGCACTTGATTTAAATGCTTGTAATAATAAAAGGAAAACTCCTTTACATATAGCTAGTGGCCAAGGACATAAAGAATTAGTCAAGCTATTGTTACAATTAGGAGCTGATACGCATAAAAAGAATAAAGATGATAACACACCATTGCATCTGGCCGCTGCATATGGCTATCCATCAATAGTTAAGTTATTGATCAAGAAGGGAGCTGATATTAATGCTAAAAATACAGATGATGATACACCATTGCATCTGGCCGCTGCATATGGCTATCCATCAATAGTTAAGTTATTGATCAAGAAGGGAGCTGATATTAATGCTAAAAATACAGATGATGATACACCATTGCATCTGGCCGCTGTATATGGCTATCCATCAATAGTTAAGTTATTGATCAAGAAGGGAGCTGATATTAATGCTAAAGATAAGGATGATGATACACCATTGCATCTGGCTGCTGCATATGGCTATCCATCAATAGTTAAGTTGCTTATAGAGAAGGGAGCAGATGTAAATGCTAAAGGTGAAGATGGTCAATCCCCACTCCACCTAGCTGCAGGAAGAGGACATATCAATGTAATAGAACTACTATTAGAAAAAGGGGCAAATATAAATATTAAGGAAAAAGGAGGCGGCCTACCAGTGCACTTTGCTGCTGTAAATGGCAACTTGGAAGTACTAAAGCTGTTATTACAAAAAGGTGCAGATATAAATGCTAAAACTAAAGAGGGTCCTTCTTTACTAGGCTTTTCTGCTGCGTTCGGCCATTTGGAAATAGTAGACTTTCTATTAGAAAAAGGAGCTGAGATACATGACGGTTATTGCACAGGCATATACGAGGCCGCTGCATGCGGGCACTTGGAAATAGTAAAGTTGTTATTGAAAAGAGGATTAGATGTGAATGCTAAAGATAAAAACGGGTGGACGCTATTGCACTGGGCTACACAAGAAGGCCAAGTAGAAATGGTAGGGCTGTTATTAGCAAGAGGAGCTGATATACATGCTCAGAACATAGAAGGTAGCTCTGCATTACATATAACTTCTCAGGGATGGCATACAGAAATAGTAAAATTATTGCTAGATAAAGGAGCTGATGTAAATGTTAAGAATAAATCAGGAGTCGTTCCACTACATGCAGCTTCAGAGGGTGGCAATATAGAAACAATAAAATTATTATTAGAGAGAGTAGCAGAGGTAAATGCTAATGAAGAAACAGGTTATACACCATTGGATTGTGCTACACAAAAAGGACATACAGAAGTAGCAAAGCTGCTATTAGAAAAAGGAGCAGATATACATGTTAAAGATGAAGTAAGTCAGTCAGCATTACACTGGGCTGTACTCAAAGGACGTGTAGGAGTAGTAAAGCTGTTATTAGAACAAGGGGCAGATATACAGGCTAAAAATATAGATGGAGAAACTTCATTTCATTGGGCATGTCAAAAAGGACATCTAGAAGTAGCTAAACTATTAATACAAAATGGAGCGGATATAAATGCTAAGGATAAATATGGTAAGACTCCTATAGATATTGCTAGGCAGAAAAAATATAAAGCATTAGAGGAAATGCTACTAGGAACAATAAGCTAG